A part of Desulfobacter sp. genomic DNA contains:
- a CDS encoding transporter substrate-binding domain-containing protein — protein MKKINYLILLLLIVNLGTAGAVNSELLINTLEEFPGSFTDSSGRLTGISVDVVREIQRRIGNTDPIRKYPWARTYRNALKQPNVVAFTATRTKERENKFHWITRITRIRYSFFIRKGASISITTLDDAKSLKSIGVMRSSVWEQLLESKGFANLDPVSTHELNVKKLIGNRVSAMYFASAGLLNVCRKPEMDCNDIYPIFTTNTVESYIIISKNGTPMTMVNQWKKAAEEIKNDGTFEAIALKWVRYMELNGFGSHYSDGAFNLWRKK, from the coding sequence ATGAAAAAAATAAACTATCTGATTCTATTGTTGCTTATCGTCAACCTAGGCACAGCAGGGGCGGTAAATTCAGAATTATTGATAAATACCCTGGAAGAGTTTCCCGGAAGTTTTACGGACAGTTCAGGGCGTCTTACCGGTATTTCTGTTGATGTGGTGAGAGAGATACAAAGGCGGATCGGCAACACAGATCCCATACGAAAGTATCCTTGGGCCAGAACCTACCGGAATGCCCTTAAACAGCCCAATGTCGTTGCGTTTACTGCCACAAGAACAAAGGAAAGGGAAAATAAATTCCACTGGATCACCAGGATTACCAGAATCAGGTACAGTTTCTTTATCCGAAAAGGCGCATCGATATCCATTACCACCTTGGACGATGCAAAATCCCTGAAATCCATCGGGGTGATGCGGTCCTCTGTATGGGAACAATTACTGGAATCCAAAGGGTTCGCAAACCTTGATCCGGTGTCGACCCATGAATTAAATGTAAAAAAACTGATAGGGAACAGAGTTTCCGCCATGTATTTTGCTTCCGCAGGCCTTTTAAATGTCTGCCGGAAACCGGAAATGGACTGCAATGACATATATCCCATATTCACAACCAACACCGTGGAATCCTATATCATCATATCTAAAAACGGCACTCCGATGACAATGGTCAACCAGTGGAAAAAAGCGGCAGAGGAGATAAAGAATGACGGGACCTTTGAGGCCATTGCACTTAAATGGGTTCGTTACATGGAATTAAACGGGTTTGGTTCCCATTATTCTGACGGTGCCTTCAATCTATGGAGAAAAAAATGA
- a CDS encoding MFS transporter translates to MARSSQSVPPPENHNQFSLLGKKRFAPFFWTQFAGAFNDNVYKNVLILMIAFQSAAGAGGNSDILINLAAGLFILPFFLFSAFAGQVADKYEKSGLIRKIKLAEILIMACAAFALYYEQTALLLVLLFFMGTQSTFFGPVKYSIMPQHLDDTEIIGGNALVEMGTFVSILLGTIGGGILVNQGRGWAAAAVIATALAGWLVSRKIPVADPASPGLKVSWNLFTQSVDIIKLARKDRVVYLSIMGISWFWFLGACYLTQIPNFTKNVLFGSENVATLLLTMFSIGIGAGSLLCEWLSGKKVEYGLVPIGSLGLSIFGLDLAMAYKGTDPGVLMGLADFLRTPGSIRVLADLVLIGVFGGIYIVPLFALVQTRSLPRYRSRIIAANNIINALLMVLAAVAGAVFLGVAGLTIPQFFIVIVLMNIAVAVFIYTLVPEFTMRCLVWVLTHIIYRIKHENLHLIPAEGPAVIVCNHVSYVDALVVASLCRRPARFVMDKAIFKIPVLNFIFRTARAIPIAARKKDPELYEKAFESISQALEDGDIVCIFPEGRLTTDGDMGEFRSGIEKILARNPVPVVPSALRGLWGSFFSHKGGGALMKLPRRFFSKIEYRVGPVIAPENAGADYLRGVVAQLRGDRR, encoded by the coding sequence ATGGCCCGATCCTCCCAGTCCGTTCCGCCGCCGGAAAATCACAACCAGTTCAGCCTCCTGGGCAAGAAACGGTTTGCCCCTTTCTTCTGGACCCAGTTTGCCGGGGCCTTTAACGACAATGTGTACAAGAATGTCCTCATTCTCATGATCGCCTTCCAGTCCGCTGCCGGGGCAGGGGGCAACTCCGACATCCTCATCAACCTGGCGGCCGGGCTATTTATCCTGCCCTTTTTCCTCTTTTCCGCCTTTGCCGGCCAGGTGGCGGATAAATATGAAAAATCCGGACTGATACGGAAAATCAAGCTGGCCGAGATCCTTATCATGGCCTGTGCGGCCTTTGCTCTTTATTACGAGCAGACGGCCCTGCTGCTGGTACTCCTGTTTTTCATGGGCACCCAGTCCACCTTTTTCGGGCCGGTGAAGTACAGCATCATGCCCCAGCACCTGGACGACACCGAAATTATCGGGGGCAACGCCCTGGTGGAAATGGGCACCTTTGTTTCCATTCTCCTGGGCACCATCGGCGGCGGCATCCTGGTGAACCAGGGCCGGGGATGGGCGGCGGCTGCCGTCATTGCCACGGCCCTGGCCGGATGGCTGGTGAGCCGTAAAATTCCTGTGGCCGATCCGGCAAGCCCCGGTCTGAAAGTCTCCTGGAATCTTTTTACCCAGTCCGTGGACATCATTAAACTGGCCCGGAAGGACCGGGTGGTCTATCTCTCCATCATGGGCATTTCCTGGTTCTGGTTTCTGGGGGCCTGCTACCTGACCCAGATTCCCAATTTTACCAAGAATGTGCTTTTCGGGTCCGAAAATGTGGCCACCCTGCTGCTGACCATGTTTTCCATCGGCATCGGGGCCGGTTCCCTGCTCTGCGAGTGGCTCTCGGGCAAAAAAGTGGAATACGGCCTGGTGCCCATCGGCTCCCTTGGCCTGAGTATTTTCGGGCTTGACCTGGCCATGGCCTACAAGGGGACGGACCCGGGGGTATTGATGGGGCTGGCGGATTTTTTAAGGACTCCGGGCAGTATCCGGGTGCTGGCCGACCTGGTGCTCATCGGTGTTTTCGGCGGGATCTATATTGTACCCCTCTTTGCCCTGGTCCAGACCCGGAGCCTGCCCCGATACCGGTCCCGGATTATTGCGGCCAACAATATCATCAATGCCCTGCTCATGGTCCTGGCCGCCGTGGCCGGAGCGGTTTTTCTCGGGGTGGCCGGGCTGACCATTCCCCAGTTTTTCATCGTTATCGTGCTCATGAATATTGCCGTGGCCGTGTTCATCTATACCCTGGTGCCGGAATTCACCATGCGCTGCCTGGTCTGGGTCCTCACCCATATCATCTACCGGATCAAACATGAGAATCTCCACCTGATCCCCGCCGAGGGCCCGGCGGTCATCGTCTGCAACCATGTCAGCTATGTGGACGCCCTGGTGGTGGCCAGCCTCTGCCGGCGGCCGGCCCGGTTCGTCATGGACAAGGCCATCTTCAAAATTCCGGTGCTCAATTTTATTTTCAGGACTGCCAGGGCCATTCCCATTGCCGCCAGGAAAAAGGACCCCGAACTCTATGAAAAGGCCTTTGAATCCATATCCCAGGCCCTGGAGGATGGGGATATCGTCTGCATCTTTCCCGAAGGCCGGCTGACCACCGACGGCGACATGGGCGAGTTCCGCAGCGGCATCGAAAAAATTCTGGCCCGGAACCCCGTTCCCGTGGTGCCTTCGGCCCTGAGGGGGCTGTGGGGCAGCTTTTTCAGCCACAAGGGTGGGGGCGCCCTGATGAAGCTTCCCAGACGGTTTTTTTCAAAAATCGAGTACCGGGTGGGGCCGGTGATTGCCCCTGAAAATGCCGGGGCAGATTATCTCCGCGGGGTGGTGGCCCAATTGCGGGGGGACCGGCGATAG
- a CDS encoding phosphatase PAP2 family protein, translating to MKSLFSWPHLPVHMLMGVLVVSSLTAVQSHPKWAGICLLLWAGYLAGLRAAVKLPGSNTGILARSLVSILFILSLYMVLAGLVFDVIPWDGDPVLSALDRLIFMGGSPVVFLSQFATPKVVEAFSIAYGGFIPYLYFSIFLCLLGREADERAVFVTALTLTYALSFLGYLLVPAKGPVVFMANAFDAALRGGFFHGLVLKTIENAGGPHGAFPSLHIGATWFICFYEIRRGQLRGLLYIPLALGIFFATMLLRYHYFIDLAAGFAIASFSVVAAEKIHGMHRPRSTVFARVCRFFIHHFFGGVQVRGLAHLPEPGRPVLLVSNHANAFVDPFAISAAIGRSLKLTAKAALWKNPLIRSVSGVLGIIPLSRARDSQDKEHRRQNREAFRHCFRALDRSEILCFFPEGKSHSNPSMMPFKTGAARLALEYAAARPDGGGLVILPAGLFYGGKAEFGSRIMVEIGAPIDPAQWIIPGASPDHRALTQTLEKEISALTVQAENKGDAELLVWLSEIYQRMNRMPLPVDQGDRLPAHFIRTARYLIENYYRLPDTREIRGIKQDAISLKTEQEALGISAENLFLPVRFWRAVFFVFREAEILALGALICGAAALVNGLPFLALAALVRGMSKDEDHWATNYLFYGTALFVLWYGCAGAACFAFFGPQAVVLAPALIPGGIFSTYFALRYWMRLKLTVKRLRTFMLFLIFPRLQGHLIQKRRELVAKLLEIKETYNM from the coding sequence TTGAAATCTTTATTTTCATGGCCCCACCTGCCCGTGCACATGCTCATGGGCGTCCTGGTGGTATCCAGCCTGACGGCGGTGCAGAGCCATCCCAAATGGGCGGGGATATGCCTGCTGCTCTGGGCGGGGTATCTGGCCGGGCTCCGGGCGGCGGTAAAACTGCCGGGTTCCAATACCGGCATCCTTGCCCGGTCCCTGGTGTCCATCCTTTTTATTCTCAGCCTTTACATGGTGCTTGCCGGCCTGGTGTTTGATGTGATTCCCTGGGATGGTGACCCGGTTTTATCGGCCCTGGACAGATTGATTTTTATGGGCGGCTCCCCCGTGGTTTTTTTATCGCAGTTTGCCACCCCAAAGGTGGTGGAGGCTTTCAGTATCGCCTACGGCGGCTTTATCCCCTATCTTTATTTTTCCATTTTTTTGTGCCTTCTGGGGCGGGAGGCGGATGAACGGGCGGTTTTTGTCACGGCCCTGACCCTGACCTATGCCCTCAGCTTTCTGGGCTACCTGCTGGTGCCGGCAAAGGGGCCGGTGGTGTTCATGGCCAATGCGTTTGATGCGGCCCTCAGGGGCGGGTTCTTTCACGGCCTCGTCCTGAAGACCATTGAAAACGCAGGAGGACCCCACGGGGCATTCCCCAGCCTCCACATCGGCGCCACCTGGTTTATCTGTTTTTATGAGATCCGGCGGGGGCAGCTGCGGGGGCTATTGTATATCCCACTGGCCCTGGGTATCTTTTTCGCCACCATGCTGCTGCGCTATCATTATTTCATCGATCTTGCCGCAGGGTTTGCCATTGCCTCCTTTTCAGTGGTGGCGGCGGAAAAAATACATGGGATGCATCGCCCCCGCTCGACTGTTTTTGCACGGGTCTGCCGGTTTTTCATCCACCATTTTTTCGGCGGGGTCCAGGTCCGGGGGCTGGCCCACCTGCCGGAGCCGGGCCGGCCCGTTCTTCTGGTCAGCAACCATGCCAACGCCTTTGTGGACCCCTTTGCCATTTCAGCGGCCATAGGCCGTTCCCTGAAGCTTACGGCCAAGGCCGCCCTCTGGAAAAATCCATTGATCCGTTCCGTATCAGGGGTTTTGGGCATCATCCCCCTGTCCCGGGCCCGGGACAGCCAGGACAAGGAGCACAGGAGGCAGAACCGGGAGGCGTTCCGCCATTGTTTCAGGGCACTGGACCGCAGTGAAATCCTCTGTTTTTTTCCCGAGGGAAAGAGCCATTCCAATCCCTCCATGATGCCCTTCAAGACCGGGGCGGCCCGGCTGGCCCTTGAATATGCAGCCGCCCGCCCGGACGGCGGGGGGCTGGTGATCCTGCCGGCGGGCCTGTTTTATGGGGGCAAGGCAGAATTCGGGTCCCGGATCATGGTGGAGATCGGTGCGCCAATTGACCCGGCTCAATGGATTATCCCCGGTGCTTCTCCGGACCACAGAGCGCTGACCCAAACGCTGGAAAAAGAGATATCCGCTTTGACGGTCCAGGCGGAAAACAAAGGGGATGCCGAGCTTCTGGTATGGCTTAGCGAGATTTACCAGCGGATGAACCGCATGCCGTTGCCGGTGGATCAGGGGGACCGGCTGCCGGCGCATTTTATCCGGACGGCCCGTTACCTCATTGAGAATTATTACCGGCTGCCGGACACCCGGGAGATCCGGGGTATAAAACAGGACGCCATCTCCCTGAAAACCGAACAGGAGGCCCTGGGCATCAGTGCCGAAAATCTTTTTTTGCCGGTCCGGTTCTGGCGGGCGGTGTTCTTTGTGTTCCGGGAGGCGGAAATCCTGGCCTTGGGCGCACTGATCTGTGGGGCGGCGGCCCTGGTCAATGGTCTTCCCTTTCTTGCCCTTGCCGCCCTGGTGCGGGGCATGTCCAAAGATGAAGACCATTGGGCCACCAATTACCTGTTTTACGGCACGGCCCTGTTTGTATTATGGTACGGCTGTGCCGGTGCCGCCTGTTTTGCATTTTTCGGGCCCCAGGCCGTTGTACTGGCACCGGCCCTGATACCGGGCGGGATATTCTCCACCTATTTTGCCCTGCGCTATTGGATGAGATTAAAGCTGACGGTGAAGCGGCTGAGGACCTTTATGCTTTTTCTGATTTTTCCCCGGCTGCAGGGCCATTTGATTCAAAAGCGGCGGGAACTGGTGGCAAAACTTCTGGAAATTAAAGAAACATATAATATGTAA
- a CDS encoding phosphoenolpyruvate synthase, with amino-acid sequence MGFKEMVTGFDTPGQIESDGGKGYNLKELTQNGINVPEGLVISSEFYTAHYPAPPDFDFEDETALADQCLEMQRAVAARPLPDGLIEAVDAFTAAAGKDETWAVRSSSTFEDLAGAAFAGQHDTYLNIKPGDIGIHIQKCLASLWGKHAVLYRRHQGFSQEEASMAVVVQRMIKGDVAGVAFSVDPVSGDLSQVLLEGNWGIGESVVGGEASTDSWVVDVAAGEIVQRRVCEKFFQYVPAETGIVKAEIPEGERKLPCLSDSQVLRIAKKARQLMGIYGAPQDMEWVVEKDRLYIVQSRPQTTIPARFTRDESAERFPEPLTPLTWSYVEETFNTSLEYSLDLMQVSLPTRPWFALKNHYVYGNQNAVQLMALHRPIRADSIDALIEQIPQIMDQYAWVMDLPQKWLRDLDRYLLKMGALGGRDLDDLDCERFQAYLREMFDAVTDYFKPNIAISMTQSFLTRTLLGIIEQITGDSLTASDLLKKIISTPETKTGQINREIFMMARMAAADGALMAALENGGRAALGRLDEFEDFSREFKAFIGNYGHREISFDYYHPTWAEAPEVVLDLICLTASSDRMEDPRERELAARDEQLKATRELYEKTPETMHFFLSELIRMTLNFTFLDDLEHFQTTRANLIARRAVGAFGRAVQKNTAMEDPYDLFFLTKEEFESISDFRLEASLLKNILERKKAFLKAGESEPPWNLDGGDEAPVELTGDTLKGIPGSPGECEGEAYLVRGVADFAGMPENSILIAKTTNPSWTPLFYKAKAVVTESGGPLSHGAVTAREIGLPAVMNVHNCMAALSNGDRIYVNGRQGIVKRG; translated from the coding sequence ATGGGATTCAAGGAAATGGTGACCGGTTTTGATACCCCCGGACAGATTGAGTCGGACGGGGGAAAGGGATACAACCTCAAGGAACTGACCCAGAACGGGATAAACGTGCCCGAGGGGCTGGTCATTTCCTCGGAATTTTATACGGCGCATTATCCGGCGCCCCCGGATTTTGATTTTGAAGACGAAACGGCGTTGGCGGACCAGTGCCTGGAAATGCAGCGGGCCGTGGCGGCCCGGCCCCTTCCCGATGGGCTTATAGAGGCGGTGGACGCATTTACCGCCGCCGCAGGGAAGGATGAAACCTGGGCGGTCCGGTCTTCTTCCACCTTTGAGGACCTTGCCGGCGCCGCTTTTGCCGGACAGCACGATACCTATCTCAACATCAAGCCCGGGGATATCGGTATCCATATCCAAAAATGCCTGGCGTCCCTGTGGGGGAAACATGCCGTGCTCTACCGCCGCCACCAGGGATTTTCCCAGGAAGAGGCATCCATGGCCGTGGTCGTTCAACGGATGATAAAAGGGGATGTCGCCGGGGTGGCCTTTTCCGTGGATCCGGTGTCCGGGGATCTCTCCCAGGTTCTGCTTGAGGGCAATTGGGGCATCGGGGAATCCGTGGTGGGGGGAGAGGCCTCCACGGACTCCTGGGTGGTGGATGTGGCGGCCGGTGAAATTGTCCAGCGCAGGGTATGCGAAAAATTCTTTCAATATGTTCCGGCGGAAACGGGGATCGTAAAGGCTGAAATCCCCGAGGGGGAGCGGAAACTTCCCTGCCTCTCCGACAGCCAGGTGCTGCGTATTGCAAAAAAGGCCAGGCAGCTGATGGGAATTTACGGGGCCCCCCAGGACATGGAGTGGGTGGTGGAAAAGGACCGGCTTTATATTGTCCAGTCAAGGCCCCAGACCACCATCCCCGCAAGGTTTACCCGGGATGAATCCGCAGAGCGGTTTCCCGAACCCTTGACCCCTTTGACCTGGTCCTATGTGGAGGAGACCTTTAACACCTCGTTGGAGTATTCCCTGGATCTGATGCAGGTCTCCCTGCCCACGCGGCCCTGGTTTGCATTGAAGAACCACTACGTATACGGCAACCAGAATGCGGTCCAGCTCATGGCCCTTCACCGCCCCATCCGGGCCGACAGCATTGACGCCCTCATTGAGCAGATCCCCCAGATCATGGACCAGTATGCCTGGGTCATGGACCTTCCCCAGAAATGGCTAAGGGACCTGGACCGGTACCTGCTTAAAATGGGGGCGCTGGGGGGCAGGGATTTGGATGACCTTGACTGTGAACGCTTCCAGGCCTACCTCAGGGAAATGTTTGATGCAGTCACCGACTATTTTAAACCCAATATCGCCATTTCAATGACCCAGAGTTTTTTGACCCGGACCCTGCTGGGCATTATCGAGCAGATTACCGGGGACAGCCTCACTGCCAGCGACCTGCTCAAAAAAATCATCTCAACGCCGGAGACCAAGACCGGCCAGATCAACCGGGAGATATTTATGATGGCCCGGATGGCGGCGGCCGATGGGGCGCTCATGGCGGCTCTGGAAAACGGGGGACGGGCCGCCCTTGGGCGGCTGGATGAATTTGAGGATTTCTCCCGTGAATTCAAGGCCTTTATCGGGAATTACGGCCACCGGGAAATCTCCTTTGACTATTACCACCCCACCTGGGCCGAGGCCCCTGAGGTGGTGCTGGACCTTATTTGCCTTACGGCCTCCTCGGACCGGATGGAAGATCCCAGGGAAAGGGAGCTTGCCGCCAGGGATGAACAATTAAAGGCCACCCGGGAGTTGTATGAGAAAACCCCGGAAACCATGCATTTCTTTTTAAGCGAATTGATCCGAATGACCCTGAACTTTACCTTTCTGGATGACCTTGAACATTTCCAGACCACCCGGGCCAACCTCATTGCCCGCAGGGCCGTGGGCGCTTTCGGGCGGGCCGTTCAGAAAAACACCGCCATGGAAGATCCCTATGATCTCTTTTTTCTGACCAAGGAGGAGTTTGAATCCATTAGCGATTTCAGGCTGGAAGCCTCATTATTGAAGAACATTTTGGAACGAAAGAAAGCCTTTCTGAAGGCAGGGGAATCCGAACCGCCCTGGAACCTGGACGGGGGGGATGAGGCGCCGGTTGAGTTAACCGGAGATACCCTCAAGGGGATACCGGGAAGCCCGGGGGAATGCGAGGGCGAAGCCTATCTGGTGAGGGGGGTGGCGGATTTTGCCGGGATGCCGGAGAACAGTATTCTCATAGCAAAGACAACCAATCCCTCCTGGACCCCTCTGTTCTACAAGGCCAAAGCCGTGGTCACGGAGTCCGGAGGCCCCCTGTCCCACGGGGCGGTGACGGCCAGGGAGATCGGCCTTCCCGCCGTAATGAATGTCCACAACTGCATGGCGGCCCTTTCCAACGGGGACCGGATCTATGTCAACGGCCGCCAGGGCATCGTTAAGCGGGGGTGA
- a CDS encoding winged helix-turn-helix transcriptional regulator: MDVCSGKCINPEQVSNTVDRLPSDAIIAGMAEIFKALGDPSRLKIVNALLVREHCVCDLAAICSQSESAVSHQLRILRTLKVVKNRREGKIIYYSLDDDHVRSLIRMSRDHIAHQPDI; the protein is encoded by the coding sequence ATGGATGTATGTTCAGGAAAATGTATCAATCCGGAGCAGGTGAGCAATACCGTTGACCGGCTCCCTTCGGATGCCATCATCGCCGGCATGGCGGAAATCTTCAAGGCCCTGGGGGACCCCTCCCGGCTGAAAATTGTAAATGCCCTGCTTGTCCGGGAGCACTGCGTCTGCGACCTGGCCGCCATCTGCAGCCAGAGCGAATCCGCCGTTTCCCACCAGCTCAGGATATTGCGGACCCTGAAGGTGGTGAAAAACCGGCGGGAGGGAAAGATTATCTATTACTCCCTGGATGACGACCATGTCCGGTCCCTGATCCGGATGAGCCGGGACCATATTGCCCACCAGCCGGATATCTGA
- a CDS encoding DUF5320 domain-containing protein, which produces MPGLDQRGPEGRGAMTGRRQGICQGGGGQSFAGGRGRGCRRGGGAGRGFGQGAGQGASRGYGRGNAAAPMPYTETRTSLQDRAKMLEDELNAVKDQLNAMSEKE; this is translated from the coding sequence ATGCCAGGATTAGATCAGAGAGGACCTGAAGGAAGAGGCGCCATGACCGGGCGCCGGCAGGGCATCTGCCAGGGCGGCGGAGGCCAGTCATTTGCCGGCGGACGGGGCAGAGGCTGCCGCAGGGGCGGCGGTGCAGGGCGCGGATTCGGCCAGGGTGCCGGCCAGGGTGCATCCCGGGGCTACGGCCGCGGAAATGCTGCCGCACCCATGCCGTACACCGAAACCCGCACCTCCCTCCAGGACAGGGCAAAGATGCTGGAAGACGAGCTCAATGCCGTCAAGGACCAGCTCAATGCCATGTCTGAAAAAGAATAA
- a CDS encoding DUF134 domain-containing protein, translating into MPRPKRRRHIMARPQVDSFGPAASEAAGEITLSLEEFEAIRLIDHDGMDQSQAADVMGVSRQTVGRILKAGRSKVARALVEGLSLRMSGGCYKIRGKGQGRGPGNGRGRGRGRGCGKGRGRE; encoded by the coding sequence ATGCCGAGACCCAAACGACGCAGACACATCATGGCCCGGCCCCAGGTCGATTCATTCGGGCCGGCCGCCTCGGAGGCTGCCGGAGAAATCACCTTATCCCTGGAAGAGTTTGAAGCCATCCGCCTCATTGACCACGACGGCATGGATCAGAGCCAGGCTGCTGATGTCATGGGCGTCTCCCGCCAGACCGTGGGCCGGATTCTCAAAGCAGGACGGTCCAAAGTCGCCCGGGCCCTTGTTGAGGGCCTGAGCCTGAGAATGAGCGGAGGCTGTTACAAAATCAGGGGAAAGGGCCAGGGCAGAGGGCCGGGCAACGGCCGCGGCCGGGGCCGGGGCCGGGGATGCGGCAAAGGCCGGGGCAGAGAATAA
- a CDS encoding helix-turn-helix transcriptional regulator, with translation MADHFKQNSGSYFRLVLDSLSAHVAVLDKTGRILETNEAWKKFARRNDLQMRPDTKGINYLDVCAASPGREEGEKIDVNRGIRELIAGKIDEFVMEYACHSPKVRRWFYMRATRLELEGDLFIIISHENITALKQAQEELLGKEAMLRKEREKLELQSSHLSEANTALKVLLDQREKDKSDLEQQFLTHISQLVLPHLDQLLDSGLGARQAALARTVRSNLDSIASPFLKRLPSLALQLTPLELQVANLVKEGRTTKEIAAVLGSSPDAVDFHRKNIRKKFGLTGRKINLRTYLLSLK, from the coding sequence ATGGCTGATCATTTTAAGCAAAACAGCGGTTCCTATTTCAGGCTGGTTCTGGATTCCCTTTCCGCCCATGTGGCCGTTCTCGATAAAACCGGCCGGATTCTGGAGACCAACGAAGCCTGGAAAAAGTTTGCGCGGCGCAATGATTTGCAGATGCGTCCCGATACAAAGGGGATTAATTATCTTGATGTCTGCGCCGCCTCCCCGGGCCGGGAGGAGGGGGAAAAAATAGATGTCAACCGGGGCATCAGGGAATTGATTGCGGGAAAAATTGATGAATTTGTCATGGAATACGCCTGCCATTCGCCGAAAGTCCGGCGGTGGTTTTACATGCGGGCCACCCGCCTTGAACTGGAAGGCGACCTCTTTATCATCATCAGCCATGAAAATATTACCGCATTGAAACAGGCCCAGGAGGAGCTGCTGGGAAAAGAGGCCATGCTCAGGAAAGAAAGGGAAAAGCTGGAACTCCAGTCCAGCCACTTAAGTGAGGCAAACACCGCCTTGAAAGTGCTTTTGGACCAGCGGGAAAAGGATAAATCAGATCTTGAACAACAGTTTTTGACCCATATCAGCCAGCTTGTCCTGCCCCACCTGGATCAGCTTCTGGACAGCGGGCTTGGGGCGCGGCAGGCTGCTCTGGCCCGCACCGTCCGTTCCAACCTGGACAGTATCGCCTCTCCTTTTTTAAAGCGGCTGCCTTCACTGGCCCTTCAGCTGACGCCCCTGGAACTGCAGGTGGCCAATCTGGTAAAAGAGGGGCGGACAACTAAGGAAATCGCCGCTGTACTGGGATCCTCACCCGATGCCGTGGATTTCCACAGGAAGAACATCCGGAAAAAATTTGGTTTGACCGGCCGGAAAATCAATTTAAGGACCTATCTGCTTTCTTTAAAATAG
- a CDS encoding MFS transporter, translating to MITQAQRVPFFYGYTILVAGFFIQAVVWGASNSFGVFLDPLIREFGWSRATISGAASLGFLVHGMSSIFLGNLNDRFGPRFIMSGCGLFLGLGFFLMGDVNEVWQLYLCYGVIASIGLGGIDVIPLSTVSRWFEKKRGMMSGIIKVGTGVGMLVMPFFINGLLTTCGWRQSFAVLAVVILVFVLALAQFLVRDPALKNQLVDNGNRLGAENRTGPEEGLRFKAAVRTRQFWTICMVYFVILFCVYTVLMHIVQHAIDQGIAPGVAAGVLSTVGGVSIFGRLLMGGAGDRIGEKRALLICLSFLLLALFWLQAVSGLWMFYVFATVYGFAHGGFFALVSPLVAGFFGTKSHGLLYGIVIFCSTIGGAIGPLMAGLIFDLTASYRIVFWVLAALAASAIIMTASLRPLINTDR from the coding sequence TTGATCACCCAGGCACAACGCGTTCCTTTTTTTTACGGATATACCATTCTTGTTGCCGGTTTTTTTATCCAGGCCGTGGTCTGGGGCGCCAGCAACAGCTTCGGCGTTTTTTTAGACCCGCTGATCAGAGAGTTCGGCTGGTCAAGGGCCACCATTTCAGGGGCGGCTTCTCTGGGATTTCTTGTACACGGCATGTCCAGTATTTTTCTGGGAAACCTTAACGACAGGTTCGGTCCCCGGTTTATCATGTCCGGTTGCGGGCTGTTTTTGGGACTGGGCTTTTTTCTCATGGGCGATGTGAATGAGGTCTGGCAGCTCTACCTGTGTTACGGCGTGATCGCCTCTATCGGATTGGGGGGCATTGATGTGATCCCCTTGTCAACCGTGTCCAGGTGGTTTGAAAAAAAGCGCGGCATGATGAGCGGGATCATCAAAGTCGGCACAGGCGTGGGGATGCTGGTCATGCCTTTTTTCATCAATGGGCTTTTGACCACCTGCGGCTGGCGGCAGTCCTTTGCGGTGCTGGCCGTTGTCATTCTCGTATTTGTCCTGGCCCTGGCCCAGTTTCTGGTCCGTGATCCCGCTTTGAAAAACCAGTTGGTTGACAATGGGAACCGGCTGGGGGCTGAAAACAGGACGGGGCCGGAAGAGGGGCTGAGATTCAAAGCGGCGGTGCGAACCCGGCAGTTTTGGACCATCTGCATGGTGTATTTCGTGATTCTTTTCTGTGTCTACACGGTACTCATGCATATTGTCCAGCATGCCATTGACCAGGGGATTGCCCCGGGGGTGGCCGCCGGGGTGCTTTCCACCGTCGGGGGGGTGAGTATCTTCGGCAGGCTGCTGATGGGCGGAGCCGGTGACAGGATCGGCGAGAAAAGGGCCCTGTTGATCTGTCTTTCCTTTCTGCTGCTGGCCCTTTTCTGGCTTCAAGCCGTATCCGGCCTGTGGATGTTCTATGTGTTCGCTACGGTCTACGGGTTTGCCCACGGGGGATTTTTTGCTTTGGTCTCGCCCCTGGTCGCCGGATTTTTCGGAACAAAGTCCCACGGCCTGCTCTATGGCATCGTTATATTCTGCAGCACCATCGGGGGGGCCATCGGTCCCCTGATGGCCGGACTTATTTTTGATCTGACCGCAAGTTACCGGATTGTGTTCTGGGTGCTGGCGGCCCTGGCAGCCTCGGCTATTATCATGACAGCCTCCCTGAGGCCCCTGATAAATACCGACCGGTAG